The window TGAGCAGCGACGGCACGGGAGCGAAGTCCTTGTTCGAGTCGCGGTCGCTCAGCACGATGAACTGCGCACCGTTCTCGATCGCCTCGTCGGCCTCGGCGCACATCGCCGCGATGCGGTTCTGCATGGCCTTGGGGCCCTCGTCGACGCGGAACAGCCCGCGCAGGGTCGTCGTGAGACGGCTGCCCGATGAGGGGTCGATGTGCTGGATCTTCGCGAGCTCGTCGTTGTCGATCACCGGGAAGTCGAGCACGACCTGGCGGGTGTGCTCGGGCGTCGCGTCGAGCAGGTTGCGCTCCGGGCCGAGGCCGAGGCGGAGGCTCGTCACGACCTCCTCGCGGATGGAGTCGAGCGGCGGGTTCGTGACCTGCGCGAACTGCTGGGTGAAGTAGTCGAAGAGCAGGCGCGGGCGGTCGCTCAGCACCGCGATGGGGGTGTCGGAGCCCATCGCGCCGAGGGGCTCCGCGGCGTTCTTCGCCATCGGGGCGAGCAGGATGCGCACCTCCTCCTGCGTGTAGCCGAAGATGCGCTGGCGGCGCGTGACCGACGCCGGGGTGTGCACGATGTGCTCGCGCTCGGGCAGGTCGCGCAGGTTGATGCGGCCCTCGTCGAGCCACTCGCCGTAGGGCTCGGCCGACGCCAGGCCCGACTTGATCTCGTCGTCCTCGATGATGCGGCCGGCGGCCGTGTCGACGAGGAACATCTTGCCGGGGCGCAGCCGCCCCTTGCGCACCACGCGGGAGGGGTCGACGTCGGGGAAGACGCCGATCTCGCTGGCGAGCACGACGAGGCCGTCGTCGGTGATGAGGTAGCGGCCGGGACGCAGCCCGTTGCGGTCGAGCGTGGCGCCCGCGAGCGTGCCGTCGGTGAAGATGAGGGCGGCGGGGCCGTCCCACGGCTCCATCAGCATGGAGTGGTACTCGTAGAAGGCGCGGCGGGCGTCTTCGAAGTCGGCCTGGTTCTCCCACGCCTCGGGCACCATCATCATGATCGCGTGCGGCAGCGAGCGGCCGGCGAGGGTGAGCAGCTCCACGACCTCGTCGAACGAGCCGGAGTCGGACAGCCCGGGCGTGACGATCGGGTAGAGCGGCGACAGGTCGCCGAGCAGCTCGGACTCGAGCTGGGACTGCCGGGCGCGCATCCAGTTGCGGTTGCCCTGCACCGTGTTGATCTCGCCGTTGTGCGCCATCATGCGCAGCGGCTGCGCGAGCGGCCACGACGGGAAGGTGTTGGTGGAGTAGCGCGAGTGCACGAGCGCGAGCTTCGAGGCGAAGCGCTCGTCGGAGAGGTCGGGGTAGAACGGCTCCAGCTGGAGCGTCGTCACCATGCCCTTGTAGGTGATGGTGCGGCAGGAGAGCGACATGAAGTAGACCTCGTGCTGCAGCTCGATGCGCTTGCGCAGCCGGTAGGCCTGGCGGTCGAGCGCGATGCCCGAGAGGGTCGCGCCCGACTCGGTGGTGCGGGTCGACTGCAGGTAGAGCTGCCAGATCGAGGGCATGGCCTCGCGGGCGAGGCGGCCGAGCTCGTCGGGGCGCACGGGCACCTCGCGCCAGCCGAGCACCGCGAGGTCTTCCTCGGCGGCGAGTTCGCGGATGCGGTCCATGATCTCCTGGCGCTCGCGCGCGTGCAGGGGCAGGAACGCGTTGCCGACGGCGTAGCGGCCCACCGGGGGCAGCTCGACCGGGGCCACGGCGCGCAGAAACGCGTCGGGGATCTGGGTCAGGATGCCCGCTCCGTCGCCGGTGCCGGCGTCGGAGCCCACGGCACCGCGGTGCTCGAGGTTGCGCAGGGCGTCGAGCGCCGTGTCGATGATGTCGTGGCCCGCGGTGCCACGGAGCGTGGCGACCATGGCGAGACCGCACGCGTCCTTCTCGTCGGCAGGGTCGTACAGACCCTGGGCCATCGGGAGCGCGCTGAACGGCACCGCCTGGGAGCGGGACTGGTGTGCGGGCTGATCGGCCATAGAGAACCGTCCTCTACGTCATTCTTAGGGAACTGGGACGCCTATGGCCCATGGATATCAGGGATTCCTCGTAGCGTTCAAGCCGACGAGGTGTCGCCTCCCGCGCCTGGTGCTGTGGTGGTTGCGCGGGACGGCTTCGCTCCGATTTCACTTGTGGCGCTCGGGTCGACTGCCTCGTTCTCGGAGAGCCCGGGGGCTTCCTCGCCCTTCAGCCCGTGTCCCGATCACGTATCGGCTCGATTCTAACCCAGGCTGGGCCGAAGACCGCTCATCGTCTCAGCGGCGGGTGCCCTCGGCCAGCTGGGCGGCGAGCCGGGCGACGGCGGGCACTCCCCCGTCGGCCAGCGCCTTGACGAGGGCCGAGCCGACGATGGCGCCGTCGGCGTAGCCCAGGATCTCGGCGATCTGCTCGGGCGTCGAGACGCCGATGCCGACGGCCAGGCTCTCGGCGCCCTGCTCGCGCAGTCGCGCCACGAGGGCGCGGGCGGCGGTGCCGAGGTCGGCCCGGGCACCCGTGATGCCCATGGTCGAGACCGTGTAGACGAAGCCGCGGCTGGAGTCGACGGCGAGGCGCAGGCGCTCGTCGGTCGACGTGGGAGCTGCGAGGAACACTCGGTCGAGGCCGGTGCGGTCGCTCGTGGCTAGCCAGTCGGCACCCGAGTCGACCGTGAGGTCGGGGGTGATCAGGCCCGCGCCGCCCGCCGAGACGAGGTCGTCGGCGAAGCGGTCGACCCCGTACTGCAGCACGGGGTTCCAGTAGGTCATGACGAGCACGGGGGCGTCGACACGCGAGCGGATGCGCTCCACCGCCGTGAAGGCGTCGCGGAGCCGCACGCCCGCCTCGAGCGCGGCGACCGTCGCGGCCTGGATGACCGGGCCGTCCATCACCGGGTCGGAGTACGGCAGCCCGAGCTCGAGCACGTCGACGCCGTTCTCGACCAGGGCGACCGCCGCGTCGATGCTCGCGTCGAGGCTGGGGAAGCCGACCGGCAGGTAGCCGACGAGGGCTCCCGCCCGCTCCGCCTTGGCGGCCGCGATCGTGGAGGCGACCGGGCTCACGATGGTCTCGCTCATACCCGGGCGTTCCCGTTCTCGTCGAGCACGTCGAAGTACCGGCCCGCGGTCTCGACGTCCTTGTCGCCGCGCCCGGAGAGCGAGACGAGGATGGTCGCGTCGGGGCCGAGCTCGCGGCCGAGCTCGATCGTGCCGGCCAGCGCGTGCGCGGACTCGATGGCCGGGATGATGCCCTCGGTCGTGCACATCAGCCGGAAGGCCTCCATGGCGGCCTTGTCGGTGACCGGGCGGTAGTTCGCGCGCCCGATCGACGACAGCCAGGCGTGCTCGGGGCCGACTCCCGGGTAGTCGAGCCCGGCCGAGATGGAGTGGGAGTCGAGCGTCTGGCCGTCCTCGTCCTGCAGCATGAAGCTGCGCGAGCCGTGCAGCACGCCGGGGCGGCCCTTGGTGATCGTCGCCGCGTGGCGCAGGGTGTCGACGCCGTCGCCGGCGGCCTCGTAGCCGTAGAGGCCGACCGAGGTGTCGTCGAGGAAGGCGTGGAAGATGCCGATGGCGTTCGAGCCGCCGCCGACGCAGGCGGTGACCGCGTCGGGCAGCGCGCCGGTGAGGTCGAGCATCTGCTGACGCGCCTCCTCGCCGATGACCTTGACGAAGTCGCGCACCATGGCCGGGAAGGGGTGCGGGCCGGCGACCGTGCCGAGCAGGTAGTGCGTCGACTCGACGTTCGCGACCCAGTCGCGGAACGCCTCGTTCAGGGCGTCCTTCAGTGTTCGGGTGCCGCTCTTGACCGGGATGACCTCGGCGCCGAGCAGGCGCATGCGGGCGACGTTCAGCGCCTGGCGCTCGGTGTCGACCTCGCCCATGTAGACGACGCACTCCATGCCGAACAGGGCGGCGGCGGTCGCCGTGGCGACGCCGTGCTGGCCGGCGCCGGTCTCGGCGATCAGGCGGTGCTTGCCGATGCGCTTGGCGAGCAGGGCCTGGCCGAGCACGTTGTTGATCTTGTGCGAGCCCGTGTGGTTGAGGTCTTCGCGCTTCAGGATGATGCGCGCCCCGCCGGCGTGCTTCGCGAAGCGCGGCACCTCGGTGAGGATCGACGGCCGGCCGGTGTACGTGCGGCCGAGCTCGGCGAGCTCGCGGTGGAACTCGGGGTCGAGCTTGGCGAGCTGGTAGGCCTCGTCGAGTTCGTCGAGGGCCGCGATCAGCGACTCGGGCATGAAGCGCCCGCCGAACTCCCCGAAGAAGGGGCCGGTCTCGGCGCGGAGGGAGGTGCGTGTGTCGGTCATACGGAGAGGAACTCCTTCAGTGTCGCCACGGGATCGGGCCCCGTGACGAGGGCTTCGCCGACCAGCACCGCATCGGCACCGGCCGAACGGTAGTGGGCGACGTCGGCGGCTTCGAGCACGGCGGATTCGGCCACCGTGATCGTGCCGGCCGGGATGCGGTCGACGAGCCGGCCGAACAGGTCGGCGTCGAGCTCGAAGGTGCTGAGGTTGCGCGCGTTCACGCCCACCAGGCGGGCACCGAGGTCGACGGCGCGCGAGACCTCGACGGCATCGTGGGTCTCGACCAGCGGGGTCATGCCGAGCTCGGTGACGAAGTCGTGCAGCCGCTGCAGCGTGGGCTGGTCGAGTGCGGCCACGATGAGCAGCACGAGGTCGGCGCCGGCGGCGCGCGCCTCGAGCACCTGGTACTCGGTGGCGATGAAGTCCTTGCGGAGCACCGGAACGTCGACGCGGGCGCGCACGGCCTCCAGGTCGGCGAGCGAGCCCTTGAACTTGCGTCCCTCGGTGAGCACGCTGATGGCGCTCGCCCCGCCCTCGGCGTAGGAGGCCGCGAGCAGCGCCGGGTCGGGGATCGACGCCAGGGCGCCGCGCGAGGGGCTCGCGCGCTTGACCTCGGCGATGATCTTCACCCGCTCGGCGGGTGCCAGGAACGCCAGGGCGTCCAGGGCCGCCGGGCGGGCCGTGGCCGCGGCCTCGACGTCGGCGAGGCCGCGCGTCGTGCGGCGCTCCTCGGCGTCCTCGAGCGCTCCGGCTACGAGATCGGCGAGCACCGGGTCAGTGCTCCTTCTGGAGCGTCTTGGCTCCGCGCACGCCGTAGCCGAGGCGCGACAGGATGAAGCCGGCCAGGAAGCCGATGAGCGTGACGCCCGCGGCGGCCCAGACGAGCCACTGCACGTCGAAGAAGAAGGCGACCGTGCCGATGGCGATGCCGACGAGCGCGATGATCACGCCGGTCCAGGCGGCGAGCGAGTGGCCTTCGCCCATTTCGTCTTCTTCGTGGCTCATCGATCCTCTTCCTGTCTCAATCGATCGGGTCGTGTCGAGTCTACCCGGTCGGTCCGGGGCCGCCGGGTCGGGCGGGGCCGTCCGCCGTGCCCGGGCGGGCGGGCGGATGCGCGGCTAGCGGGTCGGGTCGGTGCCGCGGCTGAGGTCGTCCCAGCTGTCGACGGCGGCGTCGCGGGCGTTCTCGGCCGGGCGGCGGGCGGGACGGGCATCCGCCGGACCGGGTGCCGGCCAGTCGTCGTGGCTCGCGTCGATGGTCTCGTCGTCGAACAGCTCGGCCGGGTTCGCACTCTGCCGCCCGTCGGCCGCCTCGAAGGTGACCGCCTGGTACTTGCGGCTCGAAGCCGGCCAGCGCCGCACGGTCACGATCACGGCGAGCCCGGCGAGCACCATCAGGATGCCCAGCACCACCGTGAGCGCCGGCCACGGGCTGCTCGCGCCGACCGTGACCAGCTCGCGGATCGACGAGGTGCCGGCGACCCCGGTGCTCGTGGTGACGACGGACGCCCCGGCCGCGACCGGGTCGGTGAGCGCGAGCACGCCCGACCAGATGACGCTGACGCCGAGCAGCACCTCGAGGGCGCCGAGCACGATCCGCACGATCGGCCCCGCGATGGCGAGCGCGCCGGCGAGGGCGATTCCGGCGAGGCCGAGTGCCGAGAGGGCGGGCGCGGCGACCGAGCCGGGCACCTCGAGGGTGCCGTCGGTGACGGTGCCGCCGACGAACTCGAGGGTGCCCCAGGACTGCGACCAGGCGAGGAAGGTCAGCGCGCTGAGGGCGAGCACGAGGAGGATGGTGCCCGACTTCAGGCGGCGGCCCGTGCCGGCCGGGGCCGGTGCGCCGGCCGGCGCGGCGGCTGCCACGTCGTCGCTCATCACCGCACCCGCGTCATGGCGTTCGCGATCGCCACGGCCCGCAGCGGCGCCGCCGCCTTGTTCTGCGACTCCTGGAACTCGCTCGCCGGGTCGGAGTCGGCCACGAGACCGCCGCCCGCCTGCACGCGCGCCACGCCGTCGACGATGGTCGCCGTGCGGATCGCGATCGCGAGGTCGGCGTCGCCGCCGAAGCCGAAGTAGCCCACGACACCGCCGTAGAGGCCGCGCTGGGCGGGCTCCAGCTCGTCGATGATCTCGAGCGCGCGCGGCTTCGGCGCCCCCGAGAGCGTGCCGGCCGGGAACGTCGCGCGGAACACGTCGATCGCGTCGACGCCGTCCCGCAGCTGCCCCTCGACCGAGGAGACGATGTGCATGATGTGGCTGAACCGCTCGACCCGCATGAACTCGGTCACCTCGACGCTCGCGGCCTCGCAGACCTTGAGCAGGTCGTTCCGGGCGAGGTCGACGAGCATCAGGTGCTCCGCCCGCTCCTTGTCGTCGCCGAGCAGCTCCTGCTCGAGCTCCAGGTCGTGGTGCGGGGTCGTGCCGCGGGGCTTCGAGCCCGCGATCGGGTGGGTGTGCGCCCGCCCCTTCTCGACCTTGACGAGAGCCTCGGGGCTCGACCCGACGATCTGGTACGGCTCGCCGCCTGAGTCGACGAGCGTCAGCAGGTACATGTACGGGCTCGGGTTCAGCGTGCGCAGCACCCGGTACACGTCGAGCGGATGCGCGGGGCAGTCCAGCTCGAACCGCTGAGAGATGACGACCTGGAAGATGTCGCCCTCGCGGATGTGCTCCTTCGCCACCTCGATCGCGGCCAGGAAGTCGTCGCGCTCGGTGCGGTGCCGGGGCTCCCCCACGACGCCGAAGTCGGCCTCCGCGAGCCAGGCCTCGGACGGGCCGCCGAGGCCGCGCTGCAGCTCGTCGAGCCGCGCCTGGGCGTCGCTCCAGAGCTCGTCGGCGGGCGTGTCGCCGTCGGTCAGCACGTTCACGAGCAGCTGCACGGTGCCCTGCAGGTGGTCGACCACCACCATCTCCGAGACGAACGACAGGCCCTGGCTCGGCATGCGATACTCCCGCGGCGGGCGGTTCGGCAGCCGCTCCAGCTGGCGCACGGTCTCCCAGCCGATGAAGCCGACGAGTCCGCCGGTGAGGGGCGGATGCTCGGGCACGGCCGCCGTCTTCCAGTGCTCGTAGAGCGCCGAGACGGCCTCGAGGGGCCCGGTGGGCAGGCCGGCCGGGAAGACGCGGTCGGCCGGGAGGCCGAGGTCGAGCCAGACGGCACGGTCATCCGCCTCGGTGAGCAGGCCGAAGCTGGAGACGCCGATGAACGAGAAGCGCGACCAGATGCCGCCCTGCTCGGCCGATTCGAGCAGGAACGTGCCGGGGCGGCCGTCGGCGAGCTTGCGGTAGATGCCGACCGGGGTCTCGCCGTCGGCGAAGAGCTCGCGGATGACCGGCAGCACCCGGTGCGAGCCGCTCAGCTCGTCGAACTCGGCCCGGGTGGTGGTGGCTGTGGTCGTCATGATCGTTCGAGCACCTCGGGGTTCAGGGGGTCGACGTCGAAGCAGCGGCGGGCGCCGGTGTGGCAGGCCGCGCCGATCTGGTCGACCTGCACGAGCAGGGTGTCGTCGTCGCAGTCGAGCGCCGCGGTCTTGACGTACTGCACGTGGCCGGAGGTGTCGCCCTTCCGCCAGTACTCCTGGCGGGAACGCGACCAGAAGGTGACCCGGCCCTCGGTGAGGGTTCGGCGGAGCGCCTCGGCGTCCATGTAGCCGAGCATGAGCACCTCGAGGGTGTCGTGCTGCTGGATGATCGCCGGCAGCAGGCCCTTGTCGTCGAAGTGCACCCGGCTGAGGATCTCGTCGGTCTCGGTGACGGTGCTCATCGCACGTTCACCCCTTCTCGTCGCAGTTCGTCCTTCACGTCGCCCACCGTCATCTCGCGGAGGTGGAACACGCTGGCGGCGAGCACCGCGTCGGCGCCGGCCGCGATGGCCTGGCCGAAGTGCTCGACCTTCCCGGCCCCGCCCGAGGCGATGACGGGAACGGTGCTGAGCTCGCGCATGAGCCCGACGAGCTCGAGGTCGAAGCCGTCCTTCGTGCCGTCGGCGTCGATCGAGTTGACCAGCAGCTCGCCGGCGCCGCGCTCGATGGCCTCGCGAGCCCACTCGAGGGCGTCGAGCTCGGTCTCGCGCCGGCCGCCGTGCGTGGTGACGACGAACCCGGAGGGTGTGCGGCCGGGTACCGCCGTGCGCTTGACGTCGAGCGAGAGCACGAGCACCTGGGCGCCGAAGCGGTCGGCGATCTCGTTCAGCAGCGGCGGCCGGGCGATGGCGGCGCTGTTGACGCCGACCTTGTCGGCGCCGGAGGCGAGCAGCTTCGCCACGTCGTCGGCGGAGCGCACTCCCCCGCCGACCGTGAGCGGGATGAAGACCTGCTCGGCCGTCTTCTGCACCATCTCGTAGACCGTGGCGCGGTCGTCGACGGTGGCCGTGACGTCGAGGAAGGTGAGCTCGTCGGCGCCCTGCGCGGCGTACAGGGCCGCGAGCTCGACGGGGTCGCCCGCATCACGCAGGTTCTCGAAGTTGACGCCCTTCACGACGCGGCCCGCGGCCACGTCCAGGCAGGGGATGACGCGAACGGCGAGCGACATCAGATGCGCGCCGCGTGGATCGGACTGACGAGGATGGCGCGGGCGCCGACGGCGTACAGGTCGTCCATCACCTGGTTGGTGTCCCGGCGGGGAACCATGCTGCGGACGGCCACCCACTCGGGGTCGTGCAGCGGGGAGATCGTCGGCGACTCGATGCCGGGGGTGAGCGCGCAGGCGTCGTCGAGCTGGGTGACCGGCACGTCGTAGTCCATCAGCACGTACTGGCGGGCGACGAGCACGCCCTGCAGGCGGCGCAGCAGCGTCTCGGCACCGCGGTGGGTGGTGCCCGAGCTGATCAGCACGGCGCTGGACTCGAGGATGACCGGGCCGAAGATCTCGAGGCCCGCCTTGCGCAGGGTGGAGCCGGTGCTGACGACGTCGGCCACCGCATCCGCCACACCGAGGCGCACGGCCGACTCGACCGCGCCGTCGAGGCGGATCAGCTGGGCGGTGATGCCGTGGGTGGCGAGGAACGCCCCGACGAGGCCCGGGTAGCTGGTGGCGACGCGGGCGCCGTTCAGGTCGGACAGCTCGATGGACGTGCCCTCGGGGCGGGCGAAGCGGAAGGTCGACTCGCCGAAGTCGAGCGAGGCCGTCTCGGTGGCGGGCGACTCGGAGTCGAGCAGCAGGTCGCGGCCGGTGATGCCGACGTCGAGCGCGCCCGAGCCGACGTAGGTCGCGATGTCGCGGGGTCGGAGGTAGAAGAACTCGACGTCGTTGCGCGGGTCGGCGATGACGAGCTCGCGGGAGTCGCGCCGGCCGTTGTAGCCAGCCTCGGCGAGCATCTGGGCGGCGGTTTCGGAGAGGGAGCCCTTGTTGGGCACCGCGATCTTGAGCATGGGGGTCTTTCGCTACGGAGTCATGGGCGGATGGCGCGTGTCCCGCGCCCGACGAGGATTGCGACAGCAATCAATTGGCTACAGATGTCGGTAGACGTCAGCCGGGCTGAGGCCCTTGGCCAGCATCAGCACCTGCAGGTGGTAGAGCAGCTGCGAGATCTCCTCGGCCGTGTTCTCGTCGGACTCGTACTCCGCCGCCATCCACACCTCGGCGGCCTCCTCGACGATCTTCTTGCCGATCTGGTGCACGCCGGCGTCGAGCTCGCGCACGGTGCCGGAGCCCTCAGGGCGCTCGGTGGCCTTGGCGGAGAGCTCGAGGAACAGCTCGTCGAAAGTCTTCACGGATCAAGGCTACCGGTGTCCGTGGCCGTGACCGGCCGCGAGCTCGCGCAGGTGGTCGACCTGGGCGCCGGCGTTCTCGGCGCCGAACACGCTGGAGCCTGCGACGAAGACCGTGGCGCCGGCCTCGGCCGCGATGCCGATGGTGTCGTCGTTGATGCCGCCGTCGACCTGCAGCCAGACGTCGAGGCCCGAGTCGCGCACGGCCTGCGACAGGGTGCGGAGCTTCGGCATCGTCTCGGGCATGAAGGACTGGCCGCCGAAGCCGGGCTCGACCGTCATGACGAGCACCATGTCGAACTCGGGCAGCAGCTCGAGGAAGGGCTCGGCGTCGGTGCCGGGCTTGAGGGCGAGGCCGGCACGGGCGCCGCGCTCGCGGAGGCTCCGGGCGACGGCGACCGGGTCGGAGTCGCGGCCGACGGCCTCGGCGTGGAAGGTGACCGAGTAGGCGCCGAGCTCGGCGTACTGCGGGGCCCAGCGCTCGGGGGCGTCGATCATCAGGTGCACGTCGAGCGGGATCGGCGAGACCTGCTGCAGGCGCTCGACGACCGGCAGGCCGAGGGTGAGGTTCGGCACGAAGTGGTTGTCCATCACGTCGACGTGCGCGAGGTCGGCATTCTTGATGCGCCCGAGCTCGCTCTCGAGGTTGGCGAAGTCGGAGGCGAGGATGCTGGGGTTGATACGAAGGGCCACGACCCGACTTTACCCGGGTGCCCGTTCGGTCGGCGTCGGATGCTCGGCGGCCAACTGCCCGTAGACCGCGAGGTCGTGCCGTCGGTCGCCGACGGGCAGCGCCTCTCGCAGCACGCCCTCCAGCCGGAAGCCGAGCCGCTCGGCGACCGCCCGGCTGCGGGTGTTGCCGGCCGCCGCGCGGATCTCGATCCGGGCGAGCCCGCGCGCGAAACCGGCGTCGCGCAGGGCCGCGGCCGCGCGGGTGACGACGCCCCGGCCCTCGTGGGCGCCGTCGATCCAGTAGCCGAGCTCGCCGGTCGCGGTGGCGGGGTCGAGCTTCAGCGAGACGCTTCCGATCGGATGCCCGTCCCGCACGATCAGCGCCGGCACGGTCTTGCCCTGCTCGTACAGCGCCAGCACGAAGTCGGTGAAGGTGCGGGTGGCGGTGAGGCTCTGGGCGGGCTGGGCCCACGGCTCCCACTCCCGCAGGCGGTCGAGGTTGCGCAGGGTGAGCTCGTGCGCCTCCGGCGCCCCGGCCCGGGTGCGCAGCTCGAGGTGCAGCCCGTCGCCCAGGTCGAGCGGGAGGATGTCGGCGTAGGGGTGGTGCGGCACTGCGGGTCTTCCGGGTCGTGGGCGGCCGAGCGCTCGGCGGTCAGCGCTTCTCGAACAGGGCGATGAACATCGCGTCGGTGGTGTTGCGGTGCGGCCAGAGCTGCACGGCGGGGTCGTCGGCGCCGAGCTCGACGGCGCCGCCGGTGATCTCCCGCAGCACGTCCTGGGCGGGCAGCTGCACGAGCGTGTCCGGCCAGCGGCGGAGGGCGCCCTGCACCTGTCCGCGTGTCTCGGCCACGTGCGGCGAGCAGGTGACGTAGGCGAGCAGCCCGCCGGGCTTCAGGGCGGCCACCGCGGCGTCGATCAGCTGCTGCTGCAGCGCGACGAGCTCGGCCACGTCGGCCGGGGTCTTGCGCCAGCGCGCCTCGGGCCGACGGCGGAGCGCTCCGAGACCGGTGCAGGGCGCATCGACGAGGATGCGGTCGAAGCCCTCGTCGTTCTCGCGACCCAGCCGGGTGCCGTCGCGCTCCCAGACGACCGGCGGCTCGGGCAGGGCGGCCACGGCGCGCCGCACCAGGCCGGCGCGGGCGGCGATCGGCTCGTTCGCGATCACCGTCGCGCCGGCGAGCCCGGCCTCGGCGGCGAGCACGGCGGTCTTGCCACCGGGGCCGGCGCACAGGTCGAGCCAGCGCTCCCCCGCCGTGATCGGGCGGGCCCGGGTGAGGGCGAGGGCGGCGAGCTGCGAGCCCTCGTCCTGCACCCGCACGGTGCCGGCGCGCACCGCGGGGATCGACGCCGGATCGCCGGTCGGCGCCACGAGCCCGAGCGGCGACAGCGGGGCCGGCTCGAAGGCGGCGGGCACGCGGCGCTCTCCGTCTCCGACCGCGGTGCCCGAGGCGGAGGGAGCCGCGTCGAAACCGCTGCCGTCGTCGTCGGCGGGGTCGCTCGCGCCGGCCAGAACCGCTTCCAGGGCATCCGGATGCTCCCCCGGCGCGTCACCGGATCCGTCGCTCCCCGGCGCCGCCGCGGTCGCGTCGCGCTCGAGCGCCTCGCGGGCGGCCAACCCCGGAAGGGCGACGAGGCTCAGCCGAGCCGGGGTGTTGTCGGCCTCGAGCAGCGCGTCGAGCTCGGCGGGCACCTCGGCCTCGGGAACGCCGTCGGCGACGAGGGCGCGGCGGAAGGCGCGCACGATCCAGGCGGGGTGCGAGGAGGTGAGCGCGAGCCGCTCGTCGTCGGACTCGGCCGAGTCGGTCACCCGCTCGAGCCATTCCTCGGCGGGGGTGCGGGTGATGCCGCGCAGCACGCCGTTGACGAAGCCGGTCGCCGAGCGGGAGGCGACCGCGCGGGTCAGCTCCACCGACTCGTTCACGGCGGCGTGCTGGGCGACCCGCATCGACAGGAGCTGGTGGGCGCCGAGCTCGAGCACGTCGCGCACGGCGCCGTCGATCTCGTCGATCGGACGGCCGGACGCCAGCTCGATCACGCGGTCGTAGTAGCCGCGACGGCGGAGGGTGCCGTAGGTGAGCTCGGTCGCGAGGCCGGCGTCGGCGGGCGACAGGCGGGCGTCGGCGATCCGCACGGGGAGGAGGAGGTTCGCGTAGGCGTCGTCGGCGCGCACGGCGGCGATCACGTCGAGCGCCACCCGCCGCGCCGGCTGCACCGCGCCGGGCCTCGACGGCGCCGGTGTCGCCGGCTTCCGCCGCTCGGGGCCGCGCTGCTGCCCGCCCCCGCCGCCGCCCGTGCGCCGGCCGTCGTGGCCCCGCCGCCCCGAGCCGCCCGATCCGCCGGACCCGCTTTGTCCGGACCCGCCCTGCCCGGAGCCGCCGCTGCCCGTGCCGCCGCCCCGTCGTCGCTCGTCGCTCATCGTGCCACCAGTCCTTCCGCGCCCGATCCGCGCCACCAGTCGGCGGCCGCCATGGGCTTCTTGCCCGCCGGCTGCACCGTCAGGAGTTCCAGGGGCGCCGTCGCGGTGCCCACGTGCAGGGTGAGCCCGG of the Herbiconiux flava genome contains:
- the hisG gene encoding ATP phosphoribosyltransferase — translated: MLKIAVPNKGSLSETAAQMLAEAGYNGRRDSRELVIADPRNDVEFFYLRPRDIATYVGSGALDVGITGRDLLLDSESPATETASLDFGESTFRFARPEGTSIELSDLNGARVATSYPGLVGAFLATHGITAQLIRLDGAVESAVRLGVADAVADVVSTGSTLRKAGLEIFGPVILESSAVLISSGTTHRGAETLLRRLQGVLVARQYVLMDYDVPVTQLDDACALTPGIESPTISPLHDPEWVAVRSMVPRRDTNQVMDDLYAVGARAILVSPIHAARI
- a CDS encoding phosphoribosyl-ATP diphosphatase, with the protein product MKTFDELFLELSAKATERPEGSGTVRELDAGVHQIGKKIVEEAAEVWMAAEYESDENTAEEISQLLYHLQVLMLAKGLSPADVYRHL
- the rpe gene encoding ribulose-phosphate 3-epimerase, encoding MALRINPSILASDFANLESELGRIKNADLAHVDVMDNHFVPNLTLGLPVVERLQQVSPIPLDVHLMIDAPERWAPQYAELGAYSVTFHAEAVGRDSDPVAVARSLRERGARAGLALKPGTDAEPFLELLPEFDMVLVMTVEPGFGGQSFMPETMPKLRTLSQAVRDSGLDVWLQVDGGINDDTIGIAAEAGATVFVAGSSVFGAENAGAQVDHLRELAAGHGHGHR
- a CDS encoding GNAT family N-acetyltransferase, whose amino-acid sequence is MPHHPYADILPLDLGDGLHLELRTRAGAPEAHELTLRNLDRLREWEPWAQPAQSLTATRTFTDFVLALYEQGKTVPALIVRDGHPIGSVSLKLDPATATGELGYWIDGAHEGRGVVTRAAAALRDAGFARGLARIEIRAAAGNTRSRAVAERLGFRLEGVLREALPVGDRRHDLAVYGQLAAEHPTPTERAPG
- a CDS encoding RsmB/NOP family class I SAM-dependent RNA methyltransferase, whose amino-acid sequence is MSDERRRGGGTGSGGSGQGGSGQSGSGGSGGSGRRGHDGRRTGGGGGGQQRGPERRKPATPAPSRPGAVQPARRVALDVIAAVRADDAYANLLLPVRIADARLSPADAGLATELTYGTLRRRGYYDRVIELASGRPIDEIDGAVRDVLELGAHQLLSMRVAQHAAVNESVELTRAVASRSATGFVNGVLRGITRTPAEEWLERVTDSAESDDERLALTSSHPAWIVRAFRRALVADGVPEAEVPAELDALLEADNTPARLSLVALPGLAAREALERDATAAAPGSDGSGDAPGEHPDALEAVLAGASDPADDDGSGFDAAPSASGTAVGDGERRVPAAFEPAPLSPLGLVAPTGDPASIPAVRAGTVRVQDEGSQLAALALTRARPITAGERWLDLCAGPGGKTAVLAAEAGLAGATVIANEPIAARAGLVRRAVAALPEPPVVWERDGTRLGRENDEGFDRILVDAPCTGLGALRRRPEARWRKTPADVAELVALQQQLIDAAVAALKPGGLLAYVTCSPHVAETRGQVQGALRRWPDTLVQLPAQDVLREITGGAVELGADDPAVQLWPHRNTTDAMFIALFEKR